In Vitis vinifera cultivar Pinot Noir 40024 chromosome 17, ASM3070453v1, one genomic interval encodes:
- the LOC100250128 gene encoding UDP-glucose 6-dehydrogenase 1 isoform X2, with the protein MVFHNTTKMVKICCIGAGYVGGPTMAVIALKCPSIEVAVVDISISRITAWNSDQLPIYEPGLEEVVKQCRGRNLFFSTNVEKHISEADIIFVSVNTPTKTRGLGAGKAADLTYWESAARMIADVSKSNKIVVEKSTVPVKTAEAIEKILSHNSKGISYQILSNPEFLAEGTAIQDLLNPDRVLIGGRETPGGQKAIKALKDVYAHWVPEDRIISTNLWSAELSKLAANAFLAQRISSVNAMSALCEATGADVSEVSHAIGKDSRIGPKFLNASVGFGGSCFQKDILNLIYICECNGLPEVANYWKQVIKVNDYQKNRFVNRVVASMFNTVSGKKIAILGFAFKKDTGDTRETPAIDVCKGLLGDKASLSIYDPQVTGDQIQREISMNKFDWDHPVHLQPMSPTSVKQVNVVWDPYEATRDAHGICILTEWDEFKTLDYQRIFNNMQKPAFVFDGRNIVNIEKLREIGFIVYSIGKPLDPWLKDMPAIA; encoded by the exons atg GTTTTCCATAACACAACAAAAATGGTGAAGATCTGTTGCATTGGAGCTGGATATGTTGGGGGTCCTACCATGGCAGTTATTGCCCTCAAATGCCCCTCAATTGAAGTGGCTGTTGTTGACATATCAATTTCTCGGATCACAGCTTGGAACAGTGACCAGCTCCCCATTTATGAACCAGGTCTTGAAGAAGTGGTGAAGCAGTGCAGAGGAAGGAACCTGTTTTTTAGCACCAATGTGGAAAAACATATCTCTGAGGCAGACATAATCTTTGTTTCTGTCAACACCCCAACAAAAACTCGGGGCCTTGGAGCTGGGAAAGCTGCAGATTTGACATACTGGGAGAGTGCAGCCCGAATGATTGCTGATGTGTCAAAATCCAACAAGATTGTTGTTGAAAAATCAACAGTTCCAGTAAAAACAGCTGAAGCAATTGAAAAAATTCTGTCCCATAATAGCAAGGGCATCAGCTATCAAATTCTCTCGAACCCAGAATTCCTTGCTGAGGGTACTGCTATTCAGGACCTGCTTAACCCAGATCGGGTTCTCATTGGAGGCAGGGAAACACCTGGTGGCCAGAAGGCTATAAAAGCATTGAAAGATGTTTATGCTCATTGGGTGCCTGAAGACAGAATTATTTCAACCAATCTCTGGTCAGCAGAGCTCTCAAAGTTAGCTGCCAACGCCTTCTTGGCTCAGAGGATTTCATCTGTTAATGCCATGTCAGCTCTCTGCGAGGCAACTGGTGCTGATGTTTCTGAGGTTTCCCATGCTATTGGTAAGGATTCAAGAATCGGGCCTAAGTTTCTCAATGCCAGTGTTGGTTTTGGTGGATCCTGTTTTCAGAAGGACATCCTGAACTTGATCTATATTTGTGAGTGCAATGGCCTCCCTGAGGTTGCAAACTACTGGAAACAAGTCATTAAGGTGAATGACTACCAAAAGAACAGATTCGTGAACCGGGTTGTCGCCTCCATGTTTAACACCGTCTCAGGTAAGAAGATTGCCATACTTGGTTTTGCTTTCAAGAAGGATACAGGTGACACAAGAGAAACTCCTGCAATAGACGTTTGCAAGGGACTGTTGGGGGATAAGGCAAGTTTGAGCATATATGATCCACAGGTCACAGGAGATCAGATCCAGAGGGAAATCTCAATGAACAAGTTTGATTGGGACCATCCAGTTCACCTCCAGCCAATGAGCCCCACCTCGGTGAAGCAGGTAAACGTAGTCTGGGACCCTTATGAGGCAACAAGGGATGCCCATGGGATCTGCATTCTTACTGAGTGGGATGAATTCAAGACTCTTGACTACCAGAGGATCTTCAATAACATGCAGAAGCCTGCCTTTGTGTTTGATGGCCGCAACATAGTGAACATTGAGAAGCTGAGGGAGATTGGATTTATCGTGTACTCAATTGGAAAGCCATTAGATCCATGGCTCAAGGACATGCCTGCTATCGCATAA
- the LOC100250128 gene encoding UDP-glucose 6-dehydrogenase 1 isoform X1, translated as MSDVQVVHQGVLALLSTQVFHNTTKMVKICCIGAGYVGGPTMAVIALKCPSIEVAVVDISISRITAWNSDQLPIYEPGLEEVVKQCRGRNLFFSTNVEKHISEADIIFVSVNTPTKTRGLGAGKAADLTYWESAARMIADVSKSNKIVVEKSTVPVKTAEAIEKILSHNSKGISYQILSNPEFLAEGTAIQDLLNPDRVLIGGRETPGGQKAIKALKDVYAHWVPEDRIISTNLWSAELSKLAANAFLAQRISSVNAMSALCEATGADVSEVSHAIGKDSRIGPKFLNASVGFGGSCFQKDILNLIYICECNGLPEVANYWKQVIKVNDYQKNRFVNRVVASMFNTVSGKKIAILGFAFKKDTGDTRETPAIDVCKGLLGDKASLSIYDPQVTGDQIQREISMNKFDWDHPVHLQPMSPTSVKQVNVVWDPYEATRDAHGICILTEWDEFKTLDYQRIFNNMQKPAFVFDGRNIVNIEKLREIGFIVYSIGKPLDPWLKDMPAIA; from the exons ATGTCTGATGTTCAAGTTGTTCATCAAGGGGTTCTGGCCTTGTTATCCACTCAG GTTTTCCATAACACAACAAAAATGGTGAAGATCTGTTGCATTGGAGCTGGATATGTTGGGGGTCCTACCATGGCAGTTATTGCCCTCAAATGCCCCTCAATTGAAGTGGCTGTTGTTGACATATCAATTTCTCGGATCACAGCTTGGAACAGTGACCAGCTCCCCATTTATGAACCAGGTCTTGAAGAAGTGGTGAAGCAGTGCAGAGGAAGGAACCTGTTTTTTAGCACCAATGTGGAAAAACATATCTCTGAGGCAGACATAATCTTTGTTTCTGTCAACACCCCAACAAAAACTCGGGGCCTTGGAGCTGGGAAAGCTGCAGATTTGACATACTGGGAGAGTGCAGCCCGAATGATTGCTGATGTGTCAAAATCCAACAAGATTGTTGTTGAAAAATCAACAGTTCCAGTAAAAACAGCTGAAGCAATTGAAAAAATTCTGTCCCATAATAGCAAGGGCATCAGCTATCAAATTCTCTCGAACCCAGAATTCCTTGCTGAGGGTACTGCTATTCAGGACCTGCTTAACCCAGATCGGGTTCTCATTGGAGGCAGGGAAACACCTGGTGGCCAGAAGGCTATAAAAGCATTGAAAGATGTTTATGCTCATTGGGTGCCTGAAGACAGAATTATTTCAACCAATCTCTGGTCAGCAGAGCTCTCAAAGTTAGCTGCCAACGCCTTCTTGGCTCAGAGGATTTCATCTGTTAATGCCATGTCAGCTCTCTGCGAGGCAACTGGTGCTGATGTTTCTGAGGTTTCCCATGCTATTGGTAAGGATTCAAGAATCGGGCCTAAGTTTCTCAATGCCAGTGTTGGTTTTGGTGGATCCTGTTTTCAGAAGGACATCCTGAACTTGATCTATATTTGTGAGTGCAATGGCCTCCCTGAGGTTGCAAACTACTGGAAACAAGTCATTAAGGTGAATGACTACCAAAAGAACAGATTCGTGAACCGGGTTGTCGCCTCCATGTTTAACACCGTCTCAGGTAAGAAGATTGCCATACTTGGTTTTGCTTTCAAGAAGGATACAGGTGACACAAGAGAAACTCCTGCAATAGACGTTTGCAAGGGACTGTTGGGGGATAAGGCAAGTTTGAGCATATATGATCCACAGGTCACAGGAGATCAGATCCAGAGGGAAATCTCAATGAACAAGTTTGATTGGGACCATCCAGTTCACCTCCAGCCAATGAGCCCCACCTCGGTGAAGCAGGTAAACGTAGTCTGGGACCCTTATGAGGCAACAAGGGATGCCCATGGGATCTGCATTCTTACTGAGTGGGATGAATTCAAGACTCTTGACTACCAGAGGATCTTCAATAACATGCAGAAGCCTGCCTTTGTGTTTGATGGCCGCAACATAGTGAACATTGAGAAGCTGAGGGAGATTGGATTTATCGTGTACTCAATTGGAAAGCCATTAGATCCATGGCTCAAGGACATGCCTGCTATCGCATAA
- the LOC100250128 gene encoding UDP-glucose 6-dehydrogenase 1 isoform X3: MVKICCIGAGYVGGPTMAVIALKCPSIEVAVVDISISRITAWNSDQLPIYEPGLEEVVKQCRGRNLFFSTNVEKHISEADIIFVSVNTPTKTRGLGAGKAADLTYWESAARMIADVSKSNKIVVEKSTVPVKTAEAIEKILSHNSKGISYQILSNPEFLAEGTAIQDLLNPDRVLIGGRETPGGQKAIKALKDVYAHWVPEDRIISTNLWSAELSKLAANAFLAQRISSVNAMSALCEATGADVSEVSHAIGKDSRIGPKFLNASVGFGGSCFQKDILNLIYICECNGLPEVANYWKQVIKVNDYQKNRFVNRVVASMFNTVSGKKIAILGFAFKKDTGDTRETPAIDVCKGLLGDKASLSIYDPQVTGDQIQREISMNKFDWDHPVHLQPMSPTSVKQVNVVWDPYEATRDAHGICILTEWDEFKTLDYQRIFNNMQKPAFVFDGRNIVNIEKLREIGFIVYSIGKPLDPWLKDMPAIA, from the coding sequence ATGGTGAAGATCTGTTGCATTGGAGCTGGATATGTTGGGGGTCCTACCATGGCAGTTATTGCCCTCAAATGCCCCTCAATTGAAGTGGCTGTTGTTGACATATCAATTTCTCGGATCACAGCTTGGAACAGTGACCAGCTCCCCATTTATGAACCAGGTCTTGAAGAAGTGGTGAAGCAGTGCAGAGGAAGGAACCTGTTTTTTAGCACCAATGTGGAAAAACATATCTCTGAGGCAGACATAATCTTTGTTTCTGTCAACACCCCAACAAAAACTCGGGGCCTTGGAGCTGGGAAAGCTGCAGATTTGACATACTGGGAGAGTGCAGCCCGAATGATTGCTGATGTGTCAAAATCCAACAAGATTGTTGTTGAAAAATCAACAGTTCCAGTAAAAACAGCTGAAGCAATTGAAAAAATTCTGTCCCATAATAGCAAGGGCATCAGCTATCAAATTCTCTCGAACCCAGAATTCCTTGCTGAGGGTACTGCTATTCAGGACCTGCTTAACCCAGATCGGGTTCTCATTGGAGGCAGGGAAACACCTGGTGGCCAGAAGGCTATAAAAGCATTGAAAGATGTTTATGCTCATTGGGTGCCTGAAGACAGAATTATTTCAACCAATCTCTGGTCAGCAGAGCTCTCAAAGTTAGCTGCCAACGCCTTCTTGGCTCAGAGGATTTCATCTGTTAATGCCATGTCAGCTCTCTGCGAGGCAACTGGTGCTGATGTTTCTGAGGTTTCCCATGCTATTGGTAAGGATTCAAGAATCGGGCCTAAGTTTCTCAATGCCAGTGTTGGTTTTGGTGGATCCTGTTTTCAGAAGGACATCCTGAACTTGATCTATATTTGTGAGTGCAATGGCCTCCCTGAGGTTGCAAACTACTGGAAACAAGTCATTAAGGTGAATGACTACCAAAAGAACAGATTCGTGAACCGGGTTGTCGCCTCCATGTTTAACACCGTCTCAGGTAAGAAGATTGCCATACTTGGTTTTGCTTTCAAGAAGGATACAGGTGACACAAGAGAAACTCCTGCAATAGACGTTTGCAAGGGACTGTTGGGGGATAAGGCAAGTTTGAGCATATATGATCCACAGGTCACAGGAGATCAGATCCAGAGGGAAATCTCAATGAACAAGTTTGATTGGGACCATCCAGTTCACCTCCAGCCAATGAGCCCCACCTCGGTGAAGCAGGTAAACGTAGTCTGGGACCCTTATGAGGCAACAAGGGATGCCCATGGGATCTGCATTCTTACTGAGTGGGATGAATTCAAGACTCTTGACTACCAGAGGATCTTCAATAACATGCAGAAGCCTGCCTTTGTGTTTGATGGCCGCAACATAGTGAACATTGAGAAGCTGAGGGAGATTGGATTTATCGTGTACTCAATTGGAAAGCCATTAGATCCATGGCTCAAGGACATGCCTGCTATCGCATAA